attaaagaaaaatcttgtgtatgcgatagagactgttttttttaattgatttttatgaaatttggtcaggttgattgccttaatgaaatctaggtcgaatttgaatatgggtcatctgaggtcaaaaactaggtcacttggtcaaatcaaagaaaaaacttctgtatgtgatagaggctgtatttttcagttgatcttcatgaattttggtcagaatgattgccttgataaaatctaggtcgagtttgaacatgggtcatctagggtcaaaacctaggtcatgtctaagaaaatgcttgttttatcacaagagaccaattttttggtccaatcttaatgaaaattggtcagaatatttgtttccatgaaatcactaggtcaaacatgttttacactgttatggagtgtttcttaggtgagcgacctagggccatcttggccctcttgttttgatcgctcgatgtctggcgtccgtcTTTCATCTGTCTGTcttctgtctgtcaacatttagcttgtgtatgcgaaagagaaagtatttttcaactgatctgcaTGAATTTTTgtaagaatgataaccttgataaaatctaggccagttcgaagagttatgtactcttgtctataactggacatggtgatggttaacaagtgttgaaagtttcaaagctttatcttaaaagactttgtcaaaatatgaactggtacgaaaaacttaaccaagatttctaagtcaaaaggggccataattcagccaacatccttgatggagttatgtactcttgcctatgaCTGGAAATGGCGATGGTAAAcatgtgcaaagttttaaagctttatctcaaaagactttgtcaaaatgtggactggtacgaaaaacttaaccaaggtgtgacgcagacatcgtggtgagtaggatagctctacttattcttcagatagtcaagctaaaaatagaaatactacCTATCTAAAGACAGATTAGAACTTTTAAGGGTCAATAACTTCAAGAAAATGAATTTCAACCCCAAAATACCAAAGATCTGACAAACAAGTGACCAAGTATTGCATTGGCAATACAGAAGACTCCTATTGATCGAAAACTTTGATAATGTCTGTTCCAATGTGGTTGTTGGCAAAAGTGTTAGGACTAAAAATACTTCTGAAAGTGCCTAGTGGTACAAACTTTCTGACATAAGACTTTTGCATGATATtcttatttacaaataaacaaaaatattgtgcaTAATGTAGTAAaccatttttgaaatattgcataaaaatttacattcttacatttttaccaatatctaacatttattttcacacaCTTTATCAATTTTCAGAGTCATGTATATATTCTATGCTCAACTTTGGGGAAATGAACATGCAGGTCTCTCGCGAGTGGGCAACTTGAGCAAAATAGGCGCTCtggaacttcaaacttcactCAAAACTAACATCAAagtgaaatgcaagtcgcccgattttctttgatatccgCATTCGCTAATTACCgctacccggactgttgacaatttgcatggTGTCAAAATGAGTACAGagacacacgctgatagcataatttaagctccgcctacttcaggtacttgcacgattttcccgagaagtgtgaaagcgaatcaaattatccgacaCACCAGTGTCGGTTGTGTTTAGCCAGTTAGCTCCATAGTTTCGTCTTTGACATTTTGCGTTttattgtcaacatgttcgagtgcaaaaaacaatgttttataaataaattgctgattaaccatgcgattaattggaatattgtacacaattatttgttatctatggtaaaagaatgacatgtaatgtattaactacgttaaattgacttccattgatgaattgatttgaatatgtatttctagtttgaacagtttactttcagttttatttgagTGAGATATTGTTCACCAAGGTGatgactcggtgttaataataaatacTTCATACAGATATCATCAAAAATCTGCAGGTTAAATTAACAGCAttggcttgaattttgaaaacgtcTGTTTTTCAGAAtattgtaatgaaacaataactGCTGTATGAGAAATGACCtcactaagaaaatgaatggtcacttcaaagttttttatatagaaacaagaaaattacatcCACTTTTTGTATCACTAAACAGCACTGAGGTAGGAAAAGTCCCTAAAGTCTCCCTAAATCAGCTGGAGCGAGAAGTGACTTCTCCAAAAAAAATGGACCTAAACCCCTGACATGAGGAAAAATTTTCACCCACAGTGTGGGCAAGAAGCTTTAaagaattatacaaaatataattattcagtTTGTGACAAATGTAATACTGCAGTATAATTAGAAACAAAGAATTTAattcaaaaatagttttaacaaataCTTACGAACTGTTccattttctttccatttacCCATACATCAagtgtatttttttctgtaaagttaaaacaattttttctcaGTTTTACAGAGTAATAAAAAAACTGTTACTGATTATCTAAACAACAAAACATAAATGTTAgaaatttatatatgagccgtgccatgaaaataccaacatagtgggtttgcgaacagcacagatccagaccagcctgcgcatccgcgcagtctggtcaggatccatgctgttcgctaacagtttctccaattccaataggctttaaaagcgaacagcatggatcctgaccagactgcatggatgcgcaggctggtctggatccatgctggtcgcaaacccgctatgttggttttctcatgtcgtgGCTCATATATTCATTAATGTTATTAGTTTAAccaacaaaaagaataaaatcttTGACCTAGATTTTTGTCTCAATGTACCAGTTTCAAACAGTTCACACAgaaaacattctgaacaagtttcatgaagattaggtAGAAACTAAGGCATACATAGTGttaacaattttatataatttgaacTAGTTTCTAATCCAAGATTTTAATACCCAATTTCTCACTTCACCTCACTTTTATTAACATTCGGACAGTTTCATGAGTCTGTGTAGAAAATGTGGCATTTAGATGATTCCCAATGCTTTTCAATAGTCTGACCTAGTTGCCTAGGTTTTATCTAAGATAACATTCTTTTGTAATTGATATCGAATAAATCAATACAATAGCTGTGACGAGTTTTTATAAAGATAAGGGTAGAAAACAtgatagagtgttcacaaggtttctctttccTTTCACCAACTGACCTAAATTTGTTAATCTTTAAaaatggcccagtttcaaacctaaacTACACCAGAACTTTGCTGATGTGCCTCACTGAAACTATCAATGTCACTTCTGTTTATGAATGTTAATTTcctgtattttgtttaaatgtgttaCTATTTGAAAGAGTACTACAAAGTAAGTGTTTCGTTTCactctatttattttaaaatttgtaacatacggtgtgcaagaaaaataatctagtAGTGATTGTACTGTTCTGTCATCTTAGTAAGACCTTACCTAAAACTACCCTAAATGGTGTACTGCTCTTTGATCCAAGTGTAAAACACCAACAGTTCATTATTTTACTCTGATTTTCACTGAACTTCTCCAGTGATTTGCCATTTACTGACAATGTGTATTCGTAGGCAAAGCCTGAACAAGCATCTATTGATATTGTACACTTTGCTTTTCCAACACTAAAGTGTTCTTTCCCAACGAGTTTAAACATCCAATCTTCTCTGTGAATTtccttaaaataaacaaaaaacatataGTAACACACTATTCTACGTGTacttgatattttcaattttttagagttttggtaaaattttataaaatattttgtacaagaCTCAGTGGTATTTGATATTAACTTTGTGACATGAATTTTTTGCAATGCACAAAAACAATTACAAACTAGAGccgcttttgagaaaagcgcatgtctctagatgtacatgataatgtaaactgtaccatttaaaacatgagacaatatgcttttaaatcattttcttttttagtgtaatatatttatgaaaaatactgCTTTTATCATGATGCAACTTTTCCCCTATTTTAGTGGTTACAGCGCAATTTTCCCCTCCTTACGGGCCCTGTCACCATTCCCCTAAACTTAAAAAACACTATCATTTAAATTGCTGATAATGAGACAGATGAAAGAAGTTAGAAATCTTTGACAAAATTTACTTGTTATAAATGTTAGGCTCTTTAAGAACTGCTTGGAAGACT
The Mercenaria mercenaria strain notata chromosome 10, MADL_Memer_1, whole genome shotgun sequence genome window above contains:
- the LOC123559981 gene encoding fas apoptotic inhibitory molecule 1-like; its protein translation is MSSDLVATWNLSLPDGKHKVEFEHGTTSGKRVIIVDGKEIHREDWMFKLVGKEHFSVGKAKCTISIDACSGFAYEYTLSVNGKSLEKFSENQSKIMNCWCFTLGSKSSTPFRVVLEKNTLDVWVNGKKMEQFVSIC